A segment of the Desulfobacterales bacterium genome:
CTGCCCTTTCATTTGAACCGCCCAGCCTTCCGATCCTTTTCCGATCTTTTCGGATGCCGCTTTCGTCCCTTCTCCGAGCAGATAGGCAAGCCCTTCTTTACGCTCGCCGATTTTCTTCACCATCTCCACCATTGCTTCTGCGTTGCCCCAGGCAAGTTCAAGGCCATAGGTATCCTTTTTCGTTATCACCCCTTTTTCATAGGACTCCATCGCCCAGGCTAAAACGCTGCCCAGTGATATCGTATCCATGCCATACATATTTGCCAGCTCACCCGCGTAAGCAACCGCCTCAATATCATCAATCAGGGTGTTGATCCCCATCATGGCAAATGATTCATATTCGGGTCCTTTGCCTTTATATGCATAGGGCCCGGTTTTTATTTCAGCTTTGTTATGACATTGAATTACACAAAATTTGCACGGCCAGGGCTTGGCGTTTAATTTTTCCACATAGCTTGAAGTTTTAAAGGCTTCGACCCCTTCGGGGAAAGTCCCTATTTGGAAGTTTTTTATGGGCAGGTTGCCCTGGGGGGCAAAAGTCAGGGTTGCTCGAGCTGTTCCAGACGTAGCACACCGTTCTAAAAAGGGTTTTTCTCTGTCAATTCTTGCCAACCGTTGATTAATTTCTTTGTTAAGTTTTTTTAACTTTTTTGGATCATGATAAGGCACAGACCGGGTTCCTCTAACAGCAATACCTTTTAACATTTTAGCGCCCATCACCGCACCCAGGCCGCAACGTCCCAGGGTTGATTTCTTGTGGGTCTGAATGTTGGCAAAACACAACAGTTTTTCTCCGGCTTCGCCAATTGTAATACATTCAAATTTTGAGTTCTCCCTTTCTTTTATATAGTCTTCGGCTTCATAGCTATTTTTACCCCATAGCTCAGAAGCGCTTTTTATTTCAGCCTTATCGTCATCGATTACCAGGTAGGAAGGAGCCGATGCACGACCATGGACGATGATAGCATCGATTCCAGCTTTTTTTATCTCGATTCCAAAAGATGCTGTCGCCGCAGAATCCGCATTCATATTTATCGACGGGGATATAGCGCCTGCGGTCCATTTGCCTGCGCCTGTTTGTGCGAGACCCTGAAACGGTCCGGCGGCAAAAATCATCCGATTGGCCGGGTCAAAAGCCTTTGTCCCCCGCGGACACTCCTGCCATAGTGTATAGGCGACCAAACCGGCGCCGCCTAAAAAATTCTCATATACCTGAGTCGGCAGTCGTTCGATGGAACATTCCGCATTCGTCAAATCAACTCTTAGTGTCTTTCCCCATATCCCCTTCATTTAGCCTCTCCTGCTTATGGTGATATTTCTAAATAGGTAATTGAAATAGGCGGTCATTTATTAAATATATTTAAACCAGTAATTTTCGATTTCATCAAAGTTTGTCCGGACGGCTTCAACCCCTGAAATAATTTCACCATGGCCCGGCAGTAACCATTCTATTTCCAGGTCAGCCAGTCGTTTGATACTTTTTTTCAGCAGTTTCCCATCGCCACCGGGCAGATCCGTTCGTCCGACACCCTCTTTGAAAATCAGGTCGCCTGTAAATAATACTTTGTGCTCGGGCCAATAAAGAGAGACGGAACCGGGTGAATGGCCGGGAGTATGCAGTATATGAAAATCAAGACCATTTATGGAGATGGCCCCCTCTTTTAAGAAAAGTTCCGGCGCCATGGAATCCGGGTCAAATCCAAATGCGGCCATAATTTGTTTTTTCATGCCTTGAATGAACTGCCACTCGGTTTCATGAATGGCGATTCGGGCAGGGGTTTTTTGAAATAGCCGGACAGCCTCGATGTGGTCCGGGTGGGCATGGGTGCAAATGACCATTCCAATATCTTCAACCTTGACCCCTAAGTTTTTCAGGCCGGTTTTGACATGGCCGAACAAATCTAGATGGCCGGGGTCGATCAGGATCCGGGTAGGACCGTCGATGAAATACGTGTTGCAGTTGTTGACGGTCATAGACTCCCAGAGAAAGCCATAAAGCTGATCAAATATTTTCATAACATGAAACCTATTTGTTGATTTTTTATAAATAATTTGGGTGGTTAGTTAATATATGCTTAAATTTTTCTCGACCATTTTCATTAAAGTAATGCGGCTGTCTTGCGGGTGCAACAGTTAATCCAGTCTTAACATCATTCAACCCTGGTATGTCAAAATATTTTTTGGTGTTTGAAAAATAACCTTTTTAATTATATGATAACTACCGATTATTTTTGATAAACAGACCTGTGAAAAGCAGTCCATCGGGATATGCCTTTATCGTCAATTATTAAATCGAGGATGTCGGGAGGATATCATGCAAAAAAACGCCATTGCCATTGGAAAAGGTAACGGTTGGACCATGACAACCTTAATGATGCTCCTCCCGCTTTTATTGTTCATGACCGCCGGCTGTGCAGAAATAAAGCTGGGGACACTCCCCACGCCGCCGTCCAAAGCCAAGCTGAGAGTGTTTGTCAAGGCAGTTTCGGGAGAGACAAAAGGGCGCTGGAGAACGCCGCATGAAGACTTTGAAAAGTCAACCTACTCAATGGCTGCAAGGTATTTTTCAGGCGCATATGACATTGTGACCTTAGAAGAGGTCCATTTGGTTGCAGGGGATGAAGAATTGTCGACCTGGCAATGGAGTAGGAATGACTGGGCCATGGCAGTGGAAGTGGGTCGGCGGTTATATGCGGAATATGCCTTGATCGTTGAGCGGTCTCAAGAACCCAATAGCTTCCTAAGGTTTTTATTGATCAATGTAGACACAAAAATAAATTTTGAAGTCTTGGCGATGATCCCCGGAGATAGAGGATCACATAGAGATTGGAGCCCATTCTACAGAATCTCAATTGCTAAACTGTTCAACGACGCCAATGAGGATATTCTGGCCACTGCCAATCGCAAGAGCCGGGCTGTTTCCAGCGAGCTGGAGGTAGCTATGAAAGAGATCCTGGAATTAACGAAAATACCTGTGAAAGGCATCCAAGCCGACCGGCCGCTGCAAGAAAAAGAGTCTGTCTCCCGGGAAATGCCTTCCGCTGTAGATGCGGGCAGAGATGGGAAGGTTGCCGCACTGGAAGCCAAGCTGGCAAGGCTGACGGAAACCCTTACCCAGCTGGAGGTAATGAAAAAACAGATCGAGGATCAGAGAAAACAGTCGGACACCCTCGCCCGGGAGCTTGCCGAAAAAGAACAGCGCGAAAAGATGCTGCTGAGCAAATTGGAGGACAGTGCCAAGACAGCCCCGGTGATTTTGCTGGCATATCCCAGGGAAGACAGCACGGTGGACGTCAACTTTGTTCAGCTTTCCGGAGTGGTTGAAGATGAAAAGGGCTTGAGGCAGCTGGAAATTTATATTAACGACAAACCGATTACGAAGGGATCCGACCGCGGCATCCGGGTGGCGGCAGAGGCTAACCCCAAACGGCTGGAGTTCACGGAGCGCGTTTTCCTTGGAAAGGGCGCAAACCGGCTCAAGATCCGTGCGGTGGATTCAGACGGTCTTATTACCGAGAAAACGGTAACGGTTCAGTATGTTGAAAAGCTTAAAAACATATGGGCCGTGGTCATCGGCATCGACAAGTATCCGAATATCCGGCAGCTGAAGTATGCCGTCAGCGATGCCGGCCTGTTTTATGATCATCTGGTGAAGCGCAACCAGATTCCGGCGGAAAACGTGATGCTATTGCTGAATCAGGATGCCACGCTCATGAAAATAAAGAGCGTTTTGGGGACGGATCTTAAGAACAAGGCCGGCAAGGACGACATGGTGGTCATCTATTTTGCGGGCCACGGCGCCACGGAAAGAGACGCCCAAAGCCCGGACGGCGACGGGCTGGAGAAGTATCTGCTGCCGTTCGATGCGGACTTAAAGGATCTTTACGCCACGGCGCTGCCCATGGAAGAGCTTTCCAATATTTTCAACCGGATACGGTCGGAGCGGCTGATTTTCATTGCCGACGCCTGTTACAGCGGCGCCAGCGGGGGGCGGACCATCGGGATGAGCGGCATGCGGGCCAGCATTTCCGAAGCCTTTATCGACCGGATCGCCGGCGGCAAGGGACGCGTGATCATGACCGCCAGCGGGGCCAACGAGGTCAGCGCTGAAAAAGATGAGCTGGGGCACGGGGTATTTACGTATTATTTGGTCGAGGGGCTTAAGGGGAAGGCTGACACCGATAGGGATGGGGTGGTGACAGTGGACGAGGCCTATAATTACGTATCCAGGCATGTGCCGGCGGCAACGGCCCAGGAGCAGCATCCGGTCAAGAAAGGGGCGGTTGAGGGGCGGTTGATTTTGAGCATCACACAGTAGAGGAGAGCATGTTAAAAACCTGGCTGACGGAAAAAGTGGGCATCACGTATCCGATTATTCAGGGCGCCATGGGCCCATACAGCACCAACAAACTGTGCGCCGCCGTGGCCAACGCCGGGGGACTGGGCATTATCAGCCTGATCGGTATGGCGGTGCAGCACAGCAGCGCCACCCCGGTGGACCCGACCCTGGTTTTCGGGGAGGGAACCACCGAGGAGTATCTGGAACGCAGCCTGAATTTTGTTAAAACAGAGACAAGGGAAACCTCCGGTATTTTCGGCGTCAATTGCCCCTTGTCGGCGGAATTTTTAGACGCCGCCCGGATGCTGGTGGAAGGCGTGATGAATTTCCGGTCCGCAGACACCGATCTGCAGGATCGCCTGCGGGTCATCATTACATCGGCCGGGGACCCGGTGCCTTGGGCTGAACATATCCGCAAGACCGATATGCTCTGGTTTCATGTGGTGCCTTCCATCTACCATGCCCGGCGGGCGGAAAAGGCTGGCGTGGATGCGATTATCGCATCGGGCCATGAGGGCGGTGCGCACATATCCTGGCAGCCGGTCCATTCGATGGTGCTGATCCCGGGGGTTGCGGCCACCAGCCCCCTTCCGGTCATTGCTGCGGGCGGCATCTGTGACGGCCGGACAGTTGCGGCAGCCATGGCGCTGGGCGCCGTGGGCGTCCAGATGGGGACCCGTTTTATCGCCACCCAGGAATGCGATTTCTGGGATGTCTGGAAAAGGGCGGTCATAAAAAGTTCGGATCGTGATACGCTGGTGGGGCGGGGCATGTTCGGCCCCATGCGATTTATTAAAAACGCCATGTCTGAAAAACTGGTTGAAAAAACAACCGAGCGGACCCCTGCTTTTTTTAAGGGGCAGCCGGTGGGACTGGATAAAGAAATCCTTGAAATCGAGCGCAAAGGTTTTTCCCGGCTCGTTGAGGATGATGCCGACGGTTCACTCATTCTGGGCGGCGAAGTATCGGGCCGGATAGAGGACTTGCCGTCGGTGCAGGAATTGATTGAGCGGATTGCGGATGAAGCTGAAAAAATTATCAAATCCCTTCCGAAGGAAGTGATCGCATGATCAATACGCTGATAGTCCTGCTGGCGGCAGGCCTTATGCCGCTGCTGCTTTTTTATGAGAAAAAAGAGGACCGCAAAGGACTCCTGCCGACAAAAACAGTGCTGTCTTCTCTTTTTATCGTTGCGGTCGCGGTCCAGCCCCACCCCGACATGCGGTTCTACTACTGGTTGCTCGGGGGGTTGATCTTGTGTCTCGGCGGCGATGTCTGCCTGGTTTTTCCCGCCGAAAAAACGTTTTTACTGGGGCTGATTTTCTTTCTGCTGGGGCACGTGCTCTATATCTTCGGTTTTATACACATTGCCCAGGCCGGACCATTGGCGTGGGGCGGTGCCGTGGTGATATTCATAGCCGGGGCCTGTGTCTATCTCTGGCTCAGGCCGCACCTGGGAGCGATGAACATGCCGGTACTGGTTTATTCAATCGTCATTTCCATCATGCTCTCGGGCGCCTGGGCTCTTTTCTGCAGCGCCGGGCAGTCCCTGCCTGCCCGGCTGCTGGTGTTTTTTGGTGCCCTGAGCTTCTATTGCTCCGATATCTTTGTTGCCAGGGACCGGTTTATACAAAGGGAAATGTTGAACCGCACGATCGGGCTTCCCCTGTATTATACCGGTCAGTTTCTATTGGCCTTTTCGGTCGGGGTTGTCCGATAGGCCGACACGGTTCAAATGACAGAAAAATCTATTTTTTTGTCGCCTCCTCCCGCAGTACCCGGCGGAGGACTTTGCCGATATTTGAAACCGGAACGCTTTCTCGAAATTCAATTTGCTTCGGACGCTTGTATCCGGCCATATTTTCTTTGCAGAATTGCAGTATCTCCTCATCGGTTGCGGTTTCGCCGGGTTTCAGCTGAATGAACGCCTTGACCATTTCACCGCTTTTTTCGTCCGGGACCCCCACCACCGCCGCAATAGCGACCTTTGTATGGGAAAAAAGGATATCTTCCACTTCACGGGGGTAGACGTTAAACCCGCCCACGAGAATCATATCTTTTTTACGATCGGTAATGAGGATATATCCGCCCTCATCGATATGGCCGATGTCACCGGTAAGAAAATAACGGTTGCCGTTGATTTCACGGAAGACGGCCGCGTTTTCTTCGGGCCTGTTCCAGTATCCCTGCATCACCTGTGGGCCGCATATGGCGATCTCCCCGTCTTGACCCCGGGGCAGTTCTTTCAGGCCGGTCTCATTATCAACAATTTTAATGTCTGTTCCCGGCACCGGAAATCCGATGGATCCGATTTTGCGCTGCTCTAAATTGGTGGGGTTGGCGCTGGCCACCGGTGCGGTCTCGCTTAAGCCGTAACCTTCGAAAATAACCGCTCCGGTTTTTTCCTCGAACCGTTTGCAGACCTCCGGCGGGAGCGGCGCCCCGCCCGAAAAACAGCCCATCAGGGATGAAAGATCATAGCGGTCTAATTGGGAATGGTTGGTAAATGCAACGAAAATAGTCGGTACGGCCGCCATGAATGTCGGTTTGTATTTTTGGACAGCCTTTAAAACTTCGGTAAAGGGGGGATTGCCGGCCCGGGGATCGGGAATGCATATCAGCCGGCTGCCGGTAAAACCGGCGTGCAGCATGGCTACGGTCATGCCGAAGCTGTGATACCAGGGTAGGACCCCCAGGCTGGTATGAAACCCGTCGTGGCGGAACTTTTCAGGTTTTTCGCCCGGCTTGTGAACCAGCCGGCCCCATTCGTCCAGGGCCATGAGGTTGGCATAAAAATTGGCATGGGTCAGGGCAGCGCCTTTGGGAACACCGGTCGTCCCGCCGGTATATATGATGACGGCGATATCTTTGCCGGGGGATATGTCAACTGCGGGGGGCTCGGGGCGGGCCGCCGCAACGATATCATCAAAAAACAGATGCCCCGGCTGATAACTTTCGGCCTTGGGTATTTTACCCAATAGTCCGCCCAGAAATCCCTTTAACATTGGCAAATAAGACTTGACACTGCAAATGATCACGGTTTCCACTTGCGTGCCTTCGATGGCCTTGACGGTGGTGGGATAAAACTGGGGATGGTCCATGCAGAAAACAATTTTGGCGCCCGCATCTTTTAATTGATAGTTCAGTTCGCCGACCTTGTACAGGGGATTGCAGGTGACACATACAGCGCCTGCTTTCAGAATGCCGAAGTAGATAGCAGGATAGTGCGGCAGGTTGGGCAGAAAGATGGCGACCCGGTCTCCCTTTTTGATGCCGCGAGCCGCCAGGAAGTTGGCGATCCTGTCTGCGGTGTCTTTTACCTGGGCATAGGTTCGGCTGCTGTCGTTAAAAATGGTATAGACCTGGTTCGGATATTTTCTGGCACTGTCATCCAGAACCGAAAAAAGGGGCTTTTCATATCCGCTGAGCTGGTGGGGAACACCTTCCGGCCAATTTGAGGTGGGCCACGGTTTAAAATCCATTTTTTCCTCCTTGTGGTTAATGGTTATGAAATCAGTCGTCAGGACTGCGCTGTTTATTTAAAAAGCGCTGTTATTTCATCGCCGTGTCGTTCTGCATCGGTTTGACCCAGTTTAATCAGAACTTCTAAATATTCCGGAACGAACATTGTCATACTGAGCCAGTCCGAGCTTTCGGTTTCGCGGGTACCCAAACCGCGGGTTAAAAATCGGAACATAGGCGGCAGGATCGGCTCGAATTTCCCGGCAAGCGTGCTCAGGTCAACGGACGGACGCAGGACAAACAGTTTGATGCGGCGGGGTTCAGGCGATCGACTTTCTGCAGGGATTTGGTCCAGCAGATGGTTGATTTGATAAAGAGCGCTTGCGTCCTGCTCCAGCACATCCAGAAAAACGGCATTCATGAGTGTCCCGATAATTTGTACCGGCGGCGGATAGCCTTGGGTGGCCGGTACATCGGCTTCCGTCATGGACTGCTGGTAACGGGTTGAAATGGCCAGAATCCGGTCGGCGCCCAGATGAACCGCTGGAGACAGCGGTGCAAACTGGCGAATTCCGCCGTCGCCATACCAGCGGCTGCCGACCTGGACAGCCGGGAAAAAAAGAGGCAAAGCCGCCGATGCCATGATATGATCAACCGTAATTTCAGTTTTTTGGCTGCGCCGCAAAGGTCGCTCCCATAATTTAATGTCCTTGCCCTGGACCCATGTGAGCGACTGGCCGGTTGCATAATTGGTTCCGGTAATGGCGCAGGCTTTTAAGTTGCCTTTTTGCAGGTTCCTTTCAATTCCCCCTAAAAAGCCATCTTTGGTTTGATACACATTGCTTAAAAATTTTCGCAGCGGCGCTGTGTCAACCAGACCCCGTTTCGCATAAGTTTTGGGAATACCGCCTGATACCAGAGAAGCCCCCCAACTTAAGAAATGCCCCACCAGGTTCAGGGTGTCGACACGAAAAACCTGTTCAATCGTGAGATTTCGCCATATTTGAATGAGTTCATCCACGGTTTCAGAAAAATTAACATTACTGTTGGCAAGAAAGGCCGCATTAATGGCGCCGGAGGAAACGCCTGTCATGATGTGAAACCGGAGGCCCGGAAAATTTTTAGCGATGCACCTGAGAAAACCCACCTGATATGCCGCCAGGGCGCCGCCACCGCTTAAAACCAGAACCAGACCATTGGTTTCGTTTGCCATATAAGATGTTCCTAATAAAACAATATGCGCTTTATGAATCCGGAATGAATGTGTCGGCAGGTTAGGTCCGAATCGTATTATTTTTATACCATAAGGTCAAGCTATAACCGCAGGGTAGCTGACGCGTGGTGATTATTTATGTGCAACCCGGAACGCTTTCTGACTTGCCGGGATGGATTTCAAAAAAGAGCTTGTCGCGGGAATGTCGATTATGCCTATAATGATCGGTAAAAATAGGCCTTATCGTTGATGAATGAAAGGGGAAATCATGTCTCACAAAAAAGAACTTACACCTTCCGAATTGAGATGCGCCTGTGATCCTGCCATATTCGATTTTACTGACACTTCAAAAATAGAGCCGCTGGATAAAGTGATCGGGCAGAAACGGGCGGTCCAGGCCATCGATTTCGGGTTGAATATGAAAAGTCCCGGATACAACATATTTGTCACCGGGATCGAGGGGACCGGCAAGTCCACCATCGTAAAAGATATTGTCACCCAGTTTGCTCAAAAACAGCCGACGCCGAACGACTGGTGTATGGTGAACAATTTCAGAGACGAATATCGCCCCCGTCCCATCGCGGTGTTACCCGGTCAGGGAATTCAATTCAGCCGCAGAATGAACCGGCTGGTAATGGACCTGAAAAGCGAATTGCCCAAAGTTTTTGAAAACAAGCGTTTTTTAGACCGGCAGACCGAAATTCAAAATAAGTACGGCAAACAAAAAGAAGCCTATGTCGATAAGTTGGAAAAATCCGCCCGGAAGAAGAATTTGCAGATCAGCCGGACCAAAACGGGCTTTCAGGCTATGCCGCTGAAGGAAGAAAAATTATTATCACAGGAAGAATTCCAAAAACTGACAGATGCGGAGCAGGCGAAAATAAAAGAAAATATTCGCGTGGTTCATTCGGATTTTGAAGCAACCGAACGGGAGCTTAGCCGCTTGAGCCATGAACAGCGCAACGAGGTTGAAAAACTGGTGATGGAAGTTACCCTGTATGCCGTAAAAAATCGTCTCGAAATTTTACGGGATGAATACAAGGCCAACAAGGCTATTTCGATGTATCTCGATGAGGTGCAGGCCGATATCGTAGAAAATGTTGAAAGTTTTATTCGGTCGCGGGAAGAAGGCGACCCGGGCGAAGGGTTCATAATGCAAGCGCCCAAAACAAACTTTGACAGGTATCGGGTCAATGTTCTGGTCGATCATACGGCAACAAAAGGCGCACCGGTAATATTTGAAACAAACCCGACGTATCAAAACGTTTTTGGCCAAATTGAAAAAAGATCCTATATGGGAACTGTTTCAACAGATTTTAACCTGATCCAGGCCGGCTCCCTTTTAAGGGCCAACGGCGGCTATTTAATCATGGAGGTCGAATCGGTTCTGACGAACCAACTGGTCTGGTCGGCATTGAAAAGGGCGCTGCAGAACAAACGCCTGTTCATTGAAGATGCACCGACCGGTCTGGGGTTTGGCACGGCATCCTTGCGTCCGGAGCCGATTCCTTTGGAAGTGAAGGTGATTCTGCTGGGTCGTTATGAACCCTTTCAGCTGCTTCAGAATTATGATTCCAAGTTTAACAAAATTTTTAGAGTCAGGGCTGATTTTGACAATGAAGTCAACCGCACGGATAGTACCATCCGGCAGTATTCCCAGTTCATTGCCCGGGTCTGCAAGGAAGAAAACCTGCTGCCGTTTACTCCCGACGGGGTCGTCTCCATCGTGGAGTACGGTGAAAAATATGCGTCCAATAAACACAAGCTTTCGCTGCGTTTCGGCCAAATCGTCGGGGTCATCAAAGAAGCCGACTACTGGGCGCGGGCGGACAGCGCCGAGCGCGTTACGGACCAATATGTAACCAAGGCGTTTAATCAATATCGTTTTCGTTACAATCTGTATGAGGAAAAACTGCACGAATCCTACGTGGACAACACGATTTTTATCGATGTGGATGGATATGCGGCCGGTCAGGTCAACGCCCTTGCGGTTTATAAAATCGGCGATATTTCCTTCGGGCGGCCGGCGCGGATTACAGCCGAAACCTTTATGGGCAAAGAAGGCGTTGTTAACATTGAACGGGAATCCAAATTAAGCGGGAAAACCCATGACAAGGGCGTTCTGATACTTTCCGGTTATCTGGGGCGGACGTTTGCCCAGAAATATCCCCTCAGCGTTTCCATCAGTCTGACATTCGAGCAAAGTTACGGCGGCATTGACGGCGACAGCGCCTCTTCAACGGAACTGTATGCCATTCTTTCCAGCCTCTCCGACATTCCGATTCACCAGGGAATCGCCGTGACCGGATCGGTCAACCAGAAAGGGCAGGTCCAGGCCATTGGCGGCGTTAACCAGAAAATAGAAGGGTTTTTTGAGGTCTGCAAATCAAAAGGGTTGACCGGGCAACAGGGCGTCATCATTCCCCAGGCAAACGTAAAGAACCTGATGCTGAAAAAGGAAGTGGTTGATGCGGTTAAAGACGGAAAGTTTCATGTGTATCAGGTTGCAACCGTGGCCGAGGGCATCGAAATCCTGACCGGGGTTCCTGCCGGAGAACCCGACCCGAACGGCGACTACCCCGAAGGGACCCTCTACCACAAGGTCCAGCAGAAGCTGAAACTGTATCTACAGCGCTCGGTGAAGTTTAAAAAGGAATTTGAAAAGGATGAATAACCTCGATAGCCGATGACGGCCATTTGCACTTTGATAAAAGGCGGACGATTACAGGAAGACCGAACTAATATAAGGAGAAGGAATTGTGGAAATCAAAAAGATTATCGTGGTGGGTGCCGGCTTCATGGGGTCCGGCATTGCGCAGGTCATGGCTATGGCTGAATATGAGGTGGTACTTCACGATATCACCGATGAGTTTGTAAAGAAGGGTCAGGCTGCCCTCGAGAAGAACCTGGCGGCAAGTGTGGCCAAAGGCAAGCTCACCGAGTCTGAGAAGGCGGCGATTGTGGAGCGCATTGCCACGACGACAAAACTGGCTTCAGCAAAGGACTGTGATCTCGTGATTGAAGCCATCATTGAAAAAAAGCAGGACAAGATGGATCTATTCCGGCAACTGGATGAGATGTGTCCGCCGGGTGTCATTTTCGCCACCAACACCTCTTCCATTCCCATTACGGAATTGGCGACGGCGACAAAACGACCGGACAAGTTTATCGGGATGCATTTCTTCAGTCCCGTTCCGGTCATGAAGCTTGTAGAGATTATCAAGGGACTGAACACAGCCGATGCAACGGCGCAGGTCATCAAGGACCTCACGGATAAAATCGGAAAGGTCGGCGTTCTTGTCAAGGATGGTCCGGGCTTTCTGGTGAATCGTATAAACGCGGCCCTGCGAAACGAGGTTTACAACTGCCTTGCGGAAGGCGTCGCCTCTATCGAGGATATCGACAAGGCAATGAAATTCGGCCTAGGCCATCCAATGGGTCCCTTCGAACTTCAGGATTTTGTGGGTCTCGACATAGGACTTGCGGTGGTTGAGACCCTTTGGGAGAATTTCAAGGATCCCAAATGGAGGCCGGCCCTAAGTCTCCGCAAACTAGTGACCTCAGGGGATTTGGGGCGCAAGACCGGCAAGGGCTGGTACGACTACACGAGCGGTGAAAAAAAACCGAGAACCGACATCAACCTGTAAAGACAAGTATCTATTCCAAGGAGAAAACTTTAATGGAAAAAGTGGTTATCCTCAGTGGTGTGAGAACAGCGATCGGCGGGTACGGCGGCGCACTTAAGGATGTTTCCGTGCATCGCTTGGGAGGGTTTGTCTTGGCCGAAGCAGCC
Coding sequences within it:
- a CDS encoding ATP-binding protein, with translation MSHKKELTPSELRCACDPAIFDFTDTSKIEPLDKVIGQKRAVQAIDFGLNMKSPGYNIFVTGIEGTGKSTIVKDIVTQFAQKQPTPNDWCMVNNFRDEYRPRPIAVLPGQGIQFSRRMNRLVMDLKSELPKVFENKRFLDRQTEIQNKYGKQKEAYVDKLEKSARKKNLQISRTKTGFQAMPLKEEKLLSQEEFQKLTDAEQAKIKENIRVVHSDFEATERELSRLSHEQRNEVEKLVMEVTLYAVKNRLEILRDEYKANKAISMYLDEVQADIVENVESFIRSREEGDPGEGFIMQAPKTNFDRYRVNVLVDHTATKGAPVIFETNPTYQNVFGQIEKRSYMGTVSTDFNLIQAGSLLRANGGYLIMEVESVLTNQLVWSALKRALQNKRLFIEDAPTGLGFGTASLRPEPIPLEVKVILLGRYEPFQLLQNYDSKFNKIFRVRADFDNEVNRTDSTIRQYSQFIARVCKEENLLPFTPDGVVSIVEYGEKYASNKHKLSLRFGQIVGVIKEADYWARADSAERVTDQYVTKAFNQYRFRYNLYEEKLHESYVDNTIFIDVDGYAAGQVNALAVYKIGDISFGRPARITAETFMGKEGVVNIERESKLSGKTHDKGVLILSGYLGRTFAQKYPLSVSISLTFEQSYGGIDGDSASSTELYAILSSLSDIPIHQGIAVTGSVNQKGQVQAIGGVNQKIEGFFEVCKSKGLTGQQGVIIPQANVKNLMLKKEVVDAVKDGKFHVYQVATVAEGIEILTGVPAGEPDPNGDYPEGTLYHKVQQKLKLYLQRSVKFKKEFEKDE
- a CDS encoding patatin-like phospholipase family protein translates to MANETNGLVLVLSGGGALAAYQVGFLRCIAKNFPGLRFHIMTGVSSGAINAAFLANSNVNFSETVDELIQIWRNLTIEQVFRVDTLNLVGHFLSWGASLVSGGIPKTYAKRGLVDTAPLRKFLSNVYQTKDGFLGGIERNLQKGNLKACAITGTNYATGQSLTWVQGKDIKLWERPLRRSQKTEITVDHIMASAALPLFFPAVQVGSRWYGDGGIRQFAPLSPAVHLGADRILAISTRYQQSMTEADVPATQGYPPPVQIIGTLMNAVFLDVLEQDASALYQINHLLDQIPAESRSPEPRRIKLFVLRPSVDLSTLAGKFEPILPPMFRFLTRGLGTRETESSDWLSMTMFVPEYLEVLIKLGQTDAERHGDEITALFK
- a CDS encoding 3-hydroxyacyl-CoA dehydrogenase NAD-binding domain-containing protein, producing MEIKKIIVVGAGFMGSGIAQVMAMAEYEVVLHDITDEFVKKGQAALEKNLAASVAKGKLTESEKAAIVERIATTTKLASAKDCDLVIEAIIEKKQDKMDLFRQLDEMCPPGVIFATNTSSIPITELATATKRPDKFIGMHFFSPVPVMKLVEIIKGLNTADATAQVIKDLTDKIGKVGVLVKDGPGFLVNRINAALRNEVYNCLAEGVASIEDIDKAMKFGLGHPMGPFELQDFVGLDIGLAVVETLWENFKDPKWRPALSLRKLVTSGDLGRKTGKGWYDYTSGEKKPRTDINL